The Halorubrum salinarum genome segment ACGTGTTCATCAGGTCGGCACAGAGGCCCACCGAGAGGATGATCCCGATGTCACGGAGGAGCCCGACCCCGAACACCGAGGCGACGACGGCCATCACGACCATCGCGGCGATGGAGGTGAGCGTCATCGTCACCCCGGTCCGCATCGCGCGGCTGACCGACTCGTAGAACTCGCCGGTCCGGCGCAGCACGGAGTCGTTCAAGAGGATGTCCGAGTCGACGCTGTACCCGATGATCATCAAAAGCGCCGCGATCGTTCCGAGCGTCATCTGGATGCCGAGGAGGTTCATCGTCGCGATCGGTATCACGAGGTCGGAAAACGCGGACGCGACGACCGCGATGGAGGGAACGAACGTCCGGAACAGCGCGAACACCAGCACGCTCATCCCGAGGAACGCGAGCGCCACGCCGAACAGCGCGGTCCGCGCGGTGTCGCTCGCGAAGCTCGGCGACACCTGGTCGACCGCGGTCGTCGTCAGGCCGGCCGCCTCCGCCTGGTCCTGGAGGTCGTTCGCGAGCCCCTCCGGGTCGTCCTCGGCCGCCTGGAACGTCACGACGACCACGTCGTCGCCGGGGATCGTCCGGACCGAGTCGGGCTCGCGGTCGAAGGCCGTCCGGATCTGCTGTTCGACGTCCCCGTTCGCCTCGTCCGCGACTCGCAGCTCGACGCCGCCGGTGAACTCCAGTCCGAGGTTCGCCGGCGCACCGGTGGCCACGACCCAGCCGCCGATGATCGCCAGCGCGAGGACCAGAAAGGCGAGCGGCACCGCCGCGAGCTGCCGGTTCGAGTAGTCGGTGTAGTTGACCTCCGGCACCTCGATCGCTACCATAAATACCGCTTCCTCCGCGGGCGCGAATAAGCCTTCTTATCTGGGTGGCTGCGGCCTCTCGTCCGACGGTCCACGGGCTCGATACCGCGGCCGCTCGGCCCATTCAGAACGGCACTCCCGCTCGGCGGAAACGGTCCGCCGAGTCCGGCGGCGACTGAGCGACCGGGGCGCTCGCCGGGCCTACGGGAGGTACCGCACGGCGACGACGCCGGGCTCCGACCGGATTTCGACGCGGTTCACGCCGAGCCGGGCCGCGCGCGAGAGCGTCCCCTCGCGGTCGTCGATCACGTCCGCGACCGCCGCCTCCGTCTCCGACTCCGGCGGCGTCAACACGTGGACCTCGCCGACGCCCGCGCGCTCCTCGCGGGAGAGCTCTCCCGTCGCGGTCTCCGCGGCGAGCTCCCGCTCGTGGACGGTCGGCGGCTCCGGGCTCTCCTCTATCGACAGCGACCGGCGCTCCGCGACCTCGATCACCTGATAGGTCACCTCCATCGGCGGGTCCGGGGCGACGGTCGCCTCGACGGCGTCGTCGACGTCGAGGCCGGGGTTCGAACTCAGCGTGTGGACCTGTCCGTCGTGGACGTCCTTCAGCACGGCCGAGTCGCTCTCGACGTGCGTGACGAGGAACGTGCTCTCCTTCTCGTCGGTCATTGCGTCCGGGTAGTCGCTCCGGCGCCTTGCGGCTTTCGAGCCGCGACCGGCGGGGCGCCGCTCACGCAGAGCCGCCGCCCTCGGTCGACTCGGCGGGGTCGGGGGAGCCGTCGGCGGCGCCGCCGCGGAGCCGGAAGTGCGTCGCGAAGACGGCGAGCCCGGCCGCGACCGGCGGGCCGAACCCGGCGAGCTGCGGGAGGTCGTACAGCGCGTTGACGATCAGGGAGTCGCTCGGGTCCCGGAGCCCCTCGGGCGCCGAGATGATCATCCCGAGGTACAGCGAGAGCAGGAAGAGGAAGCCGGCGACGCCCATCCATCGGTCGTACGTCGCCGCGACGCGGTCGCCGCGGCGGTGGCGGCGGGCGACGAACAGGATCGGCGCGAGCAGCGGTCCGACGGCCGCGAGGCCGGCGACCACGTACAGCGACCGCGAGAAGAGGAACGTCCCTCCCTGCGCCGAGGCGGTCTCGCCCATCCAGACGACCAAGGCGAGGGTGACGACGAGCGCGACGAACCCGGCGGCCAGCGCGCCGAGCGCGGCG includes the following:
- a CDS encoding DUF5812 family protein; the encoded protein is MTDEKESTFLVTHVESDSAVLKDVHDGQVHTLSSNPGLDVDDAVEATVAPDPPMEVTYQVIEVAERRSLSIEESPEPPTVHERELAAETATGELSREERAGVGEVHVLTPPESETEAAVADVIDDREGTLSRAARLGVNRVEIRSEPGVVAVRYLP
- the secF gene encoding protein translocase subunit SecF, whose protein sequence is MVAIEVPEVNYTDYSNRQLAAVPLAFLVLALAIIGGWVVATGAPANLGLEFTGGVELRVADEANGDVEQQIRTAFDREPDSVRTIPGDDVVVVTFQAAEDDPEGLANDLQDQAEAAGLTTTAVDQVSPSFASDTARTALFGVALAFLGMSVLVFALFRTFVPSIAVVASAFSDLVIPIATMNLLGIQMTLGTIAALLMIIGYSVDSDILLNDSVLRRTGEFYESVSRAMRTGVTMTLTSIAAMVVMAVVASVFGVGLLRDIGIILSVGLCADLMNTYLLNVSLLRWYKFEGVAR